One genomic segment of Myxococcales bacterium includes these proteins:
- a CDS encoding pyridoxal-phosphate dependent enzyme, with protein sequence MTSWPIGSYPTPVERVLVGSGAGSGANALWIKRDDVTHADYGGNKVRKLEHVLQEAAQKGHRKLLTVGAAGSHHVLATALFGQRAGFEVHAVLVPQPKTPAGPTNLRAALAQGLRPHVASNWVTAGAKLAALRDDATTFVAVGGSDIPGTRGYVDAAHELARQVEAGELPEPSRIFVTLGSGGTAVGLALGLAQTKLKTRVVGVCIADPAAVIRKYARWLLGRVAALIAPDARGRASRRRRSSASPFRGTSSAKATGTRQTPARPRRAPRAASASRSIPRTRRNVSPRCCQPSKARSRRPLRPSRESRETRETGSRSFTGTRSRAHRSSRCSWARRRSFRPSSKGSFDEASPAVFDVRARAAPARGGRRAARDGLRRRREAPR encoded by the coding sequence ATGACTTCCTGGCCCATCGGCTCGTACCCGACGCCCGTGGAGCGCGTGCTGGTTGGTTCGGGGGCCGGTTCGGGGGCGAATGCCCTGTGGATAAAGCGCGACGACGTGACCCACGCCGACTACGGCGGCAACAAGGTGCGGAAGCTCGAGCACGTCCTTCAAGAGGCCGCCCAGAAGGGGCATCGCAAGCTCCTGACGGTCGGCGCGGCGGGGAGCCACCACGTGCTCGCGACGGCGCTCTTTGGCCAACGCGCGGGCTTCGAGGTCCATGCGGTGCTCGTGCCCCAGCCGAAGACGCCCGCCGGCCCGACGAACCTTCGCGCGGCGTTGGCGCAGGGCCTTCGGCCTCACGTCGCGTCGAATTGGGTGACCGCGGGCGCGAAGCTTGCGGCGCTTCGCGATGACGCGACGACCTTCGTGGCGGTAGGCGGCTCCGACATTCCCGGGACCCGCGGCTACGTCGACGCGGCGCACGAGCTTGCGCGCCAAGTCGAAGCCGGCGAGCTGCCGGAGCCGTCGCGCATCTTCGTGACCTTGGGCTCCGGCGGTACGGCCGTCGGTCTCGCGCTTGGTCTCGCCCAAACCAAGCTCAAGACCCGCGTCGTTGGCGTGTGCATCGCCGACCCCGCCGCGGTGATCCGCAAGTATGCGCGTTGGCTTCTCGGGCGCGTCGCCGCGCTGATCGCACCCGACGCGCGCGGGCGCGCCTCACGAAGGCGGCGCTCGAGCGCCTCACCTTTTCGAGGGACTTCCTCGGCAAAGGCTACGGGCACGCGACAGACGCCGGCGCGGCCGCGACGCGCGCCGCGCGCAGCGTCGGCATCACGCTCGATCCCACGTACACGGCGAAATGTTTCGCCGCGGTGCTGTCAGCCCTCGAAGGCACGGAGCCGACGGCCTCTACGCCCGTCTCGGGAGTCTCGGGAGACTCGGGAGACGGGGAGCCGCTCCTTTACTGGCACACGCTCTCGAGCGCACCGCTCGAGCCGCTGCTCGTGGGCGCGCCGCCGGAGCTTCCGCCCGAGCTCGAAAGGCTCTTTCGATGAAGCGTCTCCCGCTGTTTTTGACGTGCGCGCTCGTGCTGCTCCCGCTCGTGGCGGAAGGCGCGCCGCGCGTGACGGTCTTCGACGACGGCGTGAAGCTCCGCGGTGA
- a CDS encoding P-II family nitrogen regulator codes for MKKVEAVIKPFKLDEVKDALAEVGVQGMTVTEVKGFGRTGGKKEVYRGSAYVVDFVPKVKVEVVVPDELVQDVLDAIEKSAKTGRIGDGKIFVSSIEEAVRIRTGERGRDAI; via the coding sequence ATGAAGAAGGTCGAAGCAGTCATCAAGCCCTTCAAGCTCGATGAGGTCAAAGACGCCCTCGCCGAAGTTGGCGTGCAGGGCATGACCGTCACCGAAGTTAAGGGATTTGGGCGCACGGGAGGCAAAAAGGAGGTCTACCGCGGCTCCGCCTACGTCGTCGACTTCGTTCCCAAGGTGAAGGTCGAGGTCGTCGTGCCCGACGAGCTCGTGCAGGACGTGCTCGACGCCATCGAAAAGTCGGCCAAGACGGGCCGCATCGGCGACGGGAAAATTTTCGTTTCGTCGATCGAAGAGGCGGTGCGCATTCGCACCGGCGAACGCGGACGAGACGCCATCTGA
- a CDS encoding BrnT family toxin, giving the protein MRYVWDPTKARANRKKHGIPFEEAVTSFADPLAIIVDDDAHPERALLIGMSFTERVLVTVFIERHDDEIRLISARMATRAERRRYEEGD; this is encoded by the coding sequence GTGCGCTATGTCTGGGACCCGACGAAAGCTCGCGCGAACCGGAAGAAGCACGGCATCCCCTTTGAAGAGGCGGTCACGTCCTTCGCCGACCCGCTTGCCATCATCGTGGATGACGACGCCCATCCAGAGCGGGCGCTCCTCATCGGCATGTCCTTTACCGAGCGCGTGCTCGTCACGGTCTTCATCGAGAGGCACGACGACGAGATCCGGCTCATCAGCGCGCGGATGGCTACCCGTGCAGAACGGAGGCGTTATGAAGAAGGCGACTAA
- the acs gene encoding acetate--CoA ligase, whose product MSDGIESRLKEDRRFAPSDTFVDKARVRSHAEYEAMYKKSLAEPAEFWKAETQDLVFRQPWTSFCEWTLPKAKFFVGAKLNLTESCLDRHLQTEARTRAALVWEGEPGDTRTLTYFELHREVVKMTAALASLGVEPGDRVAIYMGMVPEAAIAMLACARLGATHSVVFGGFSAEALRDRINDCKAKVLLTQDGAWRRGNVVPLKKMADDAVAQSPTIEKVVVCRRIGPEKAPVVMKEGRDIWWDDLRARDVSADLMQMAKHPPAFDAEHPLFILYTSGSTGKPKGLLHTTAGYLAGIHVTTKYVFDMKPSDLYWCTADVGWVTGHSYMVYGPLSVGASCLMYEGAPNFPDPGRFWHIIERHGVSILYTAPTAIRAFIRWGDDWPNKYDMSSLRLLGSVGEPINPEAWVWYHRVIGGGRCPVVDTWWQTETGAIMMTTLPGASYSKPGSTGLPMFGVEAEIVNDKGEPCGANVGGKLTLKRPWPSMARTIFGDDDRYFETYWNQVKGVYFTGDGARKDEDGYHWVVGRIDDVLNVAGHRIGTAEIESALVSHPSVAEAAAVGKPDDLKGQALVVFVTLKQGQPVGDAAKAKLMEHIEKEIGKFARPDQIRFTDSLPKTRSGKIMRRLLKDVAAGTVTQGDTSTLEDLGVLAKLRTDEE is encoded by the coding sequence ATGTCCGACGGCATCGAGTCACGTCTGAAGGAAGATCGACGGTTTGCCCCCAGCGACACGTTCGTCGACAAGGCGCGCGTCCGCTCGCACGCCGAATACGAGGCGATGTACAAGAAGTCGCTCGCCGAGCCGGCCGAGTTCTGGAAGGCCGAGACGCAGGACCTCGTGTTCCGGCAGCCGTGGACGAGCTTCTGCGAGTGGACCTTGCCGAAGGCGAAGTTCTTCGTGGGCGCCAAGCTCAACCTGACGGAGAGCTGCCTCGACCGGCACCTTCAGACAGAGGCGCGCACGCGCGCAGCGCTCGTGTGGGAAGGCGAACCCGGCGACACGCGCACGCTCACGTATTTCGAGCTCCACCGCGAGGTCGTGAAAATGACGGCGGCGCTGGCCTCGCTCGGCGTGGAGCCAGGCGATCGCGTCGCCATCTACATGGGCATGGTGCCCGAGGCGGCGATCGCGATGCTCGCCTGCGCGCGGCTCGGCGCGACCCACTCGGTCGTCTTCGGCGGGTTCTCGGCGGAGGCCCTGCGCGATCGCATCAACGACTGCAAAGCGAAGGTGCTGCTCACGCAAGACGGCGCGTGGCGCCGAGGCAACGTCGTTCCGCTGAAGAAGATGGCCGACGACGCGGTGGCCCAATCGCCAACCATCGAGAAGGTCGTCGTTTGCCGCCGCATCGGTCCTGAGAAGGCGCCGGTGGTCATGAAGGAAGGCCGCGACATCTGGTGGGACGACCTCCGCGCCCGCGACGTCAGCGCCGACCTCATGCAGATGGCCAAGCACCCGCCGGCCTTCGACGCCGAGCACCCGCTCTTCATCCTCTACACGTCCGGCTCCACGGGAAAGCCCAAGGGCTTGCTCCACACCACGGCGGGCTACCTCGCGGGCATCCACGTCACGACGAAATACGTCTTCGACATGAAGCCCAGCGATCTCTACTGGTGCACCGCCGACGTCGGCTGGGTGACGGGCCATAGCTACATGGTCTACGGGCCGCTCTCCGTTGGCGCGTCGTGCCTCATGTACGAAGGCGCGCCGAACTTCCCGGATCCGGGCCGCTTTTGGCACATCATCGAGCGACACGGCGTGTCGATCCTCTACACAGCGCCGACGGCCATCCGCGCCTTCATTCGTTGGGGCGACGACTGGCCCAACAAATACGACATGTCGAGCCTTCGCCTCTTGGGCAGCGTCGGCGAGCCCATCAACCCGGAGGCCTGGGTCTGGTATCACCGCGTGATCGGCGGAGGCCGCTGTCCCGTGGTCGACACCTGGTGGCAGACGGAGACGGGCGCCATCATGATGACGACGCTGCCGGGCGCGAGCTACTCGAAGCCCGGCTCGACGGGGCTGCCGATGTTCGGCGTGGAGGCCGAGATCGTCAACGACAAGGGCGAACCGTGCGGCGCCAACGTGGGCGGGAAGCTCACGCTGAAGAGGCCCTGGCCGTCGATGGCGCGCACGATCTTCGGCGACGACGACCGCTATTTCGAGACCTATTGGAACCAGGTCAAGGGCGTCTACTTCACGGGTGACGGCGCGCGCAAAGACGAAGACGGCTACCACTGGGTCGTCGGCCGCATCGACGACGTGCTCAACGTGGCGGGACACCGCATCGGCACCGCGGAGATCGAGAGCGCCCTCGTGAGTCACCCGTCGGTCGCCGAGGCCGCCGCCGTCGGCAAGCCCGACGACCTCAAGGGCCAAGCGCTCGTCGTCTTCGTGACGCTCAAGCAGGGTCAGCCCGTCGGCGACGCGGCCAAGGCCAAGCTGATGGAGCACATCGAAAAGGAGATCGGGAAGTTCGCGCGCCCCGATCAGATTCGCTTCACCGACTCGCTGCCGAAGACGCGCAGCGGCAAGATCATGCGACGCCTGCTCAAGGACGTCGCCGCTGGCACCGTCACCCAGGGCGACACCTCGACGCTCGAAGACTTGGGCGTCCTCGCCAAGCTGCGCACCGACGAGGAGTGA
- a CDS encoding DUF4091 domain-containing protein, giving the protein MKRLPLFLTCALVLLPLVAEGAPRVTVFDDGVKLRGERERPLPKSPWSDGPIEQFALRGETLGLELVVDADEALSGLHVEIVFPKAPTVEAASFSQRFVHVKRPSGNDREPGSLAFTKEAAPLADAFVGLLADALVPSPLDLERGARGALWVDLHVPESTAAGAYDGELLVSSTTGIVARRALRLEVGASALPYMAAKVSLFYDPSTLDKRMGSRAAEPSLRRLFHEHHLSAFAERRTPDAIDLDLEALRGDLYRPPAYRGPGVGVGEGVFAIGAYGSLGEPTPPGLKIVEQFVERIEKAGALPSTTVFLYAVDEDCKSPRASRWRALLEGSPARRHVKVGATCHESPLRQAAELTMLPATSYDAFAADAARAQGKLVWAYNGLRPHAGPLMLDVPATDLRANAWISERYRVERWFYWESTYVLDQNRGGQGGAVGWDPYVVAETFHNADGDYAMGDGNLVYPGKQLHGMTSFNEDAFYPSVRLKNLRRGVLDAGYIQLAKERDPLRADALVRRMIPGALREVQRVPAAWSSDADDWRKARRELFEIIRGPKAAPPNERFGPSPLGWAAAIATFVGLAGVGLRGRKRS; this is encoded by the coding sequence ATGAAGCGTCTCCCGCTGTTTTTGACGTGCGCGCTCGTGCTGCTCCCGCTCGTGGCGGAAGGCGCGCCGCGCGTGACGGTCTTCGACGACGGCGTGAAGCTCCGCGGTGAGCGTGAGCGGCCGCTGCCCAAGTCGCCCTGGTCCGACGGCCCCATCGAGCAGTTTGCGCTCCGCGGCGAGACCCTGGGCCTCGAACTCGTCGTCGACGCCGACGAGGCGCTCTCGGGGCTGCACGTCGAGATCGTGTTTCCGAAGGCGCCGACCGTTGAGGCCGCGTCGTTCTCGCAACGCTTCGTTCACGTGAAGAGGCCGAGCGGCAACGACCGCGAGCCGGGCTCCCTCGCGTTCACCAAAGAGGCCGCCCCGCTGGCCGATGCGTTCGTCGGGCTTTTGGCCGACGCCCTCGTGCCGAGCCCGCTCGACTTGGAGCGTGGCGCGCGCGGAGCGCTGTGGGTTGACCTTCACGTCCCCGAGTCCACCGCCGCCGGCGCCTACGACGGAGAGCTCCTCGTCTCCTCCACGACAGGCATCGTGGCGCGACGCGCGCTGCGCCTCGAGGTCGGCGCGTCGGCGTTGCCGTACATGGCGGCGAAGGTCTCGCTCTTCTACGATCCGTCGACGCTCGACAAGCGCATGGGGAGTCGCGCCGCCGAGCCCTCGCTGCGTCGCCTCTTTCACGAGCACCACCTGAGCGCCTTCGCGGAGCGCCGCACGCCCGACGCCATCGACCTCGATCTCGAGGCCTTGCGCGGCGATCTCTATCGACCTCCCGCGTACCGCGGGCCCGGCGTTGGCGTCGGCGAAGGCGTCTTCGCCATCGGTGCCTACGGCTCCCTCGGTGAGCCAACGCCGCCGGGCCTCAAGATCGTGGAGCAGTTCGTCGAACGCATCGAGAAGGCCGGCGCGCTGCCCTCGACCACCGTGTTCCTCTACGCCGTCGACGAGGACTGCAAAAGTCCGCGCGCAAGCCGGTGGCGTGCGCTCCTCGAAGGCTCACCCGCCAGGCGACACGTGAAGGTGGGCGCGACGTGTCACGAATCGCCGCTTCGCCAAGCGGCCGAGCTGACGATGCTGCCGGCCACGTCGTACGACGCCTTCGCCGCCGACGCGGCGCGCGCGCAGGGAAAGCTCGTGTGGGCCTACAACGGCCTCCGCCCTCACGCGGGGCCGCTCATGCTCGACGTGCCGGCGACGGATCTTCGCGCCAACGCGTGGATCAGCGAACGCTACCGCGTCGAGCGATGGTTCTATTGGGAGTCGACCTACGTGCTCGATCAGAACCGAGGCGGGCAGGGGGGCGCCGTCGGCTGGGATCCGTACGTCGTCGCCGAGACGTTTCACAACGCCGACGGCGACTACGCCATGGGCGACGGCAACCTCGTCTACCCCGGCAAGCAGCTCCACGGCATGACGAGCTTCAACGAAGACGCCTTCTACCCCTCGGTGCGCCTCAAGAACCTCCGCCGCGGCGTCCTCGATGCAGGATACATTCAGCTCGCCAAGGAGCGGGATCCGCTCCGCGCCGACGCGCTCGTGCGCCGGATGATCCCCGGTGCGCTTCGCGAGGTGCAGCGCGTACCGGCGGCCTGGTCGAGCGACGCCGACGACTGGCGCAAGGCGCGGCGAGAGCTCTTCGAGATCATCCGGGGCCCAAAAGCTGCGCCGCCCAACGAGCGCTTCGGTCCGAGTCCCCTCGGTTGGGCCGCCGCCATCGCGACGTTCGTGGGCCTCGCTGGCGTTGGCCTTCGGGGCCGGAAGCGCTCCTGA
- the murE gene encoding UDP-N-acetylmuramyl-tripeptide synthetase: MAQIPSPPSWKKQLVIVGVTGINGKTSTTTWIAAALGAVHKPVARTTTVGAFLDDELLADLSKDYDGFIAHMARCLERGGRFAAVEYTSEALALGFAKAWPADVAAFTNLSHDHLDSHGTPEHYLASKAQLFMHVTDGGSIVLNASDPACALLKEIVSPKAGRVVAYAVAARGEPTFPAELTAKTITTSWDGTTVECEGDASLSPAVLRTQGIGSIFVENLLAAQLAATLAGVPPDVAAEAIAKTPAPPGRFEVIARAPYVVVDFAHTPDAIFRTVATARELCPKGEGKLTVVFGAGGNRDKGKRGPMGAAASKADRIILTSDNPRTERAQDIAAAIKRGIVGGAKVEVELDRRRAIAKALANAAPNDAILILGRGHETEQLIGTEKVSFSDVEVARELLRER, translated from the coding sequence GTGGCCCAGATTCCGTCGCCCCCCAGCTGGAAGAAGCAATTGGTCATCGTCGGCGTGACGGGCATCAACGGCAAGACGTCGACGACCACGTGGATCGCGGCCGCGCTCGGAGCGGTGCACAAGCCCGTGGCACGCACCACCACGGTCGGCGCGTTCCTCGATGACGAGCTGCTCGCCGATCTGTCGAAGGACTACGACGGCTTCATCGCGCACATGGCGCGGTGCCTCGAGCGCGGGGGCCGCTTCGCCGCCGTCGAATACACCAGCGAAGCGTTGGCCCTAGGCTTCGCGAAGGCTTGGCCGGCGGACGTCGCCGCCTTCACGAACCTCTCGCACGATCACCTCGACTCGCATGGCACGCCGGAGCACTACCTCGCGAGCAAGGCGCAGCTCTTCATGCACGTCACCGACGGCGGTTCCATCGTCTTGAACGCTTCCGACCCGGCGTGCGCGCTCCTCAAGGAGATCGTCTCGCCCAAGGCCGGTCGGGTCGTAGCCTACGCCGTCGCTGCGCGCGGCGAGCCGACGTTCCCGGCGGAGCTCACGGCGAAGACCATCACGACCTCGTGGGACGGCACCACGGTCGAGTGTGAAGGCGACGCGAGCCTTTCGCCGGCCGTGCTCCGGACCCAAGGCATCGGCAGCATCTTCGTGGAGAATCTCTTGGCCGCGCAGCTCGCCGCCACGCTCGCCGGCGTCCCGCCGGACGTGGCTGCGGAGGCCATCGCCAAGACACCGGCGCCTCCGGGGCGCTTCGAGGTCATCGCGCGTGCGCCCTACGTCGTCGTCGACTTCGCGCACACGCCCGACGCGATCTTCCGGACGGTGGCGACGGCGCGAGAGCTTTGCCCCAAGGGCGAAGGCAAGCTCACGGTCGTCTTCGGCGCCGGCGGCAACCGTGACAAAGGCAAGCGCGGCCCCATGGGCGCCGCGGCCTCGAAGGCCGACCGCATCATCCTGACGTCCGACAACCCGCGCACCGAGCGAGCACAAGACATCGCCGCCGCCATCAAGCGCGGCATCGTCGGCGGCGCCAAGGTCGAGGTAGAGCTCGACCGGCGGCGCGCCATCGCCAAAGCGCTCGCGAACGCGGCACCCAACGACGCGATTCTGATCTTGGGTCGCGGCCACGAGACCGAGCAGCTCATTGGCACCGAGAAGGTCTCGTTCTCCGACGTCGAGGTCGCGCGCGAGCTGCTTCGCGAACGGTGA
- a CDS encoding LemA family protein, with product MIDLLRKFRAFTFLAALFTLSVPASTLVGCQKYDELVERDATVDQKWADLQAQYQRRSDLVPNLVATVKGSATHEEQTLKSVSDARANATSIKLTSEDLSDPEKMKAFQKAQDELKGSLSRLMMVQEKYPDLKANQGFRDLQVQLEGTENRLLRSREQFNEAVKLYNAELGKISGSVVNKATGKPFKKREYFQATAGSEAAPKVAF from the coding sequence ATGATCGACCTCCTCCGCAAGTTCCGGGCCTTCACCTTCCTCGCGGCGCTCTTCACGCTCTCGGTACCGGCGAGCACGCTCGTCGGTTGCCAGAAGTACGACGAGCTCGTCGAACGCGACGCGACGGTGGACCAAAAGTGGGCCGACCTCCAGGCTCAATACCAACGGCGATCGGACCTCGTTCCAAACTTGGTGGCGACCGTCAAAGGCTCCGCCACGCACGAGGAGCAAACGCTGAAGAGCGTGAGCGACGCGCGGGCCAACGCCACAAGCATCAAGCTCACGAGCGAAGACCTCTCCGATCCGGAGAAGATGAAGGCCTTCCAGAAGGCGCAAGACGAGCTCAAGGGCTCGCTCTCTCGCCTCATGATGGTCCAAGAGAAATACCCGGACCTGAAGGCCAATCAGGGCTTCCGCGATCTGCAGGTGCAGCTCGAAGGCACCGAGAACCGACTCCTTCGCAGCCGCGAACAGTTCAACGAGGCGGTCAAGCTCTACAACGCGGAGCTTGGCAAGATCAGCGGCAGCGTCGTCAACAAGGCGACGGGCAAGCCCTTCAAGAAGCGCGAGTACTTCCAGGCTACGGCCGGCTCCGAGGCGGCTCCCAAAGTTGCCTTCTGA
- a CDS encoding TPM domain-containing protein: MKMISFRPWLLAIAAALVVLFAPLVARAGHTAPPMTSNVVDAAGKLTAGERSYLSAKIEKHRRATGFVVAVYLPASLEGDPVEDVAYQTARAWRLGSKDKDGKDQDNGVLLLIAPAERKIRIETGKGVGGALTDLQTNVILHDRVGPLLKEDRFREAVDAGVDGIYAALAKDPAAAPVKSKKGVRGGGPSFGVAPIIVIGVVFLLFFGFISLIGRLRGPRRGHDGRDSGGYGGGGGPIIFFGGGGFGGGGGGGGGGGGDDGGGPFGGGSSGDYSGGGDFGGGGSSDDY; this comes from the coding sequence ATGAAGATGATCTCGTTCAGGCCGTGGCTGCTCGCGATTGCGGCAGCGCTCGTGGTTCTCTTCGCGCCGCTCGTGGCGCGCGCGGGTCACACGGCGCCGCCCATGACGAGCAACGTCGTCGACGCCGCGGGCAAGCTGACGGCCGGTGAGCGCTCGTACCTGTCGGCAAAGATCGAGAAGCATCGTCGCGCCACGGGCTTCGTGGTGGCGGTCTACCTCCCTGCGTCGCTCGAGGGTGATCCCGTCGAGGACGTGGCGTACCAAACCGCGCGCGCCTGGCGCCTCGGCTCCAAGGACAAAGATGGGAAAGACCAAGACAACGGCGTCTTGCTCCTCATCGCCCCCGCGGAGCGAAAGATCCGCATCGAAACGGGCAAGGGCGTCGGCGGCGCGCTGACGGATCTTCAAACAAACGTCATCCTCCACGACCGCGTCGGCCCGCTCCTCAAAGAAGACCGCTTCCGCGAGGCCGTCGACGCAGGCGTCGACGGCATCTACGCCGCGCTCGCGAAAGATCCGGCCGCCGCCCCCGTCAAGAGCAAGAAGGGGGTGCGGGGCGGAGGTCCGAGCTTCGGCGTCGCGCCCATCATCGTCATCGGTGTCGTCTTCCTCTTGTTCTTTGGGTTCATCAGCCTCATCGGCCGCCTGCGCGGTCCGAGGCGCGGCCACGACGGTCGCGACAGCGGGGGCTACGGCGGTGGGGGTGGTCCCATCATCTTCTTCGGCGGAGGCGGCTTCGGAGGCGGAGGAGGCGGCGGTGGAGGGGGCGGCGGCGACGACGGCGGTGGCCCCTTTGGCGGCGGCTCGTCGGGCGATTACTCCGGCGGCGGCGATTTCGGCGGCGGCGGCTCCAGCGACGACTACTGA
- the glnA gene encoding type I glutamate--ammonia ligase yields MKVKEVIELAKKNNVQFVDLKFIDFPGVWQHTTIPVSRLDEALFEDGIGFDGSSIRGWQPINASDMLIIPDPSTAKIDPFHKYPTLHLVCSVFDPITKQPYSRDPRHIAKKAVAYMRQTGIADTCFMGPEAEFFVFDDVRFDQSQPNCGFYFLDSAEGAWNSGREEYPNLGYKVRHKEGYFPVSPTDTLGDLRAEMMTTLMETGVEVEVGHHEVASGGQCELGVRFAPLLECADQLMWFKYVVKNVARRNGKSATFMPKPLFGDNGSGMHTHQSLWFEGKPLFGGDGYAGLSDTALHYIGGVLKHAKTIAALTNPTTNSYRRLVPGFEAPVNLAYSSRNRSASIRIPISGPSPKARRIEVRFPDPSCNPYLAFSAMLMAGLDGVQNKIHPGEPMDKDIYALSPEELKDIPQMPGGLEDALGALERDHEFLLRGDVFTRDAVHEWLDYKRTKELNPIRMRPTPHEFFLYYDI; encoded by the coding sequence ATGAAGGTCAAGGAAGTCATCGAGCTCGCGAAGAAGAACAACGTCCAATTCGTCGACCTGAAGTTCATCGACTTCCCGGGTGTGTGGCAACACACGACGATCCCCGTCTCGCGCCTCGACGAAGCGCTCTTCGAGGACGGCATCGGCTTCGACGGCTCGTCGATCCGTGGCTGGCAGCCGATCAACGCGTCGGACATGTTGATCATCCCCGATCCGTCGACGGCGAAGATCGATCCGTTCCACAAGTACCCGACGCTGCACCTCGTCTGTTCGGTCTTCGATCCGATCACCAAGCAGCCCTACTCGCGCGATCCGCGGCACATCGCCAAGAAGGCCGTCGCGTACATGCGCCAGACGGGCATCGCCGACACCTGCTTCATGGGCCCCGAGGCGGAGTTCTTCGTCTTCGACGACGTGCGCTTCGATCAGTCGCAGCCCAACTGCGGCTTCTACTTCCTAGACAGCGCCGAGGGCGCCTGGAACAGCGGCCGCGAGGAGTACCCGAACCTCGGTTACAAGGTTCGTCACAAGGAAGGCTACTTCCCCGTGTCGCCCACCGACACGCTCGGCGACTTGCGCGCCGAGATGATGACGACGCTCATGGAGACGGGCGTGGAGGTCGAGGTCGGTCACCACGAGGTCGCCTCCGGCGGCCAGTGCGAGCTCGGCGTTCGCTTCGCGCCGCTGCTCGAGTGCGCCGACCAGCTCATGTGGTTCAAGTACGTCGTCAAGAACGTCGCGCGGCGCAACGGCAAGAGCGCCACGTTCATGCCGAAGCCGCTCTTCGGCGACAACGGCTCGGGCATGCACACGCACCAGTCGCTGTGGTTCGAGGGCAAGCCGCTCTTCGGCGGCGACGGCTACGCGGGCCTCAGCGACACGGCGCTCCACTACATCGGCGGCGTCTTGAAGCACGCGAAGACCATCGCCGCGCTCACCAACCCGACGACGAACTCTTACCGACGCTTGGTGCCGGGCTTCGAAGCGCCGGTCAACCTCGCGTACTCGAGCCGCAACCGTTCGGCGTCGATCCGCATCCCAATCAGCGGGCCGTCACCGAAGGCGCGCCGCATCGAGGTTCGCTTCCCCGATCCGAGCTGCAACCCGTACCTCGCCTTCAGCGCCATGCTCATGGCCGGCTTGGACGGCGTGCAGAACAAGATTCACCCCGGCGAGCCCATGGACAAGGACATCTACGCGCTCAGCCCCGAAGAGCTCAAAGACATCCCGCAGATGCCCGGCGGTCTCGAAGACGCGCTCGGCGCCCTCGAGCGCGATCACGAGTTCTTGCTCCGCGGCGACGTCTTCACGCGCGACGCCGTTCACGAGTGGCTCGACTACAAGCGGACCAAGGAGCTGAACCCGATCCGCATGCGGCCCACGCCGCACGAGTTCTTCCTCTACTACGACATCTGA